Proteins from one Candidatus Desulfovibrio trichonymphae genomic window:
- the moaA gene encoding GTP 3',8-cyclase MoaA → MRDLCDGRGRTVRYLRLSVTDRCNLRCMYCRSNVREHSIPHQEILRYEEMARMVGVAASLGIEKVRLTGGELFVRRGCDTFLSMLRARYPEIDLRITTNGTLLEPHISLLRRVNVHVVNLSLDSFDRGTFAAVTGRDMLPDVLRALEALLSARLRVKINVVAMRGVNDGQMDDFVHAALTMPLDLRFIEFMPMSSGTLWNTENFWPAGEIKKEAERRVRLLPEADSPASAGPARMYRIVGGKGRMGFITPVTEPFCLACNRLRMTSDGALRTCLFADREYRLRGLLRHPEITDARIAQIIRRVCANKPVGADILYARPLNGAVAAKQMSGIGG, encoded by the coding sequence GTGCGCGATCTTTGTGACGGCCGTGGCCGCACGGTGCGCTATCTGCGTCTTTCCGTGACGGATCGCTGCAATCTGCGCTGCATGTATTGCCGCAGCAACGTCAGAGAGCACAGCATCCCGCATCAGGAAATTTTGCGGTATGAAGAAATGGCGCGTATGGTGGGGGTTGCGGCATCTCTGGGCATAGAGAAGGTGAGGCTGACCGGTGGGGAACTTTTTGTCCGCAGGGGGTGCGACACGTTTTTGAGCATGCTGCGTGCGCGCTACCCGGAGATAGATTTGCGCATTACAACCAACGGCACCCTGCTTGAGCCGCATATTTCCCTCTTGCGCCGTGTGAATGTACACGTCGTGAATCTTTCTCTGGACAGTTTTGACAGGGGTACTTTTGCCGCCGTAACCGGCCGGGACATGTTGCCGGACGTGCTGCGGGCGCTTGAGGCGCTGCTGTCCGCCCGGCTGCGCGTCAAGATCAATGTGGTCGCCATGCGCGGCGTGAACGACGGCCAGATGGACGATTTTGTCCATGCGGCCCTGACAATGCCTCTTGACTTGCGTTTCATCGAATTTATGCCTATGAGCAGCGGCACATTGTGGAACACGGAAAATTTCTGGCCGGCCGGGGAAATAAAAAAAGAGGCCGAACGTCGCGTGCGGCTGTTGCCGGAGGCGGACAGCCCCGCAAGCGCCGGACCGGCGCGCATGTACCGGATTGTAGGCGGCAAGGGGCGGATGGGCTTTATCACGCCCGTGACGGAGCCTTTTTGTCTGGCCTGCAACCGTTTGCGTATGACGAGCGACGGCGCGTTGCGCACCTGTCTTTTTGCCGACAGGGAATACCGTTTGCGCGGCCTTTTGCGGCATCCGGAAATTACGGACGCACGTATAGCGCAAATAATACGCCGTGTCTGCGCAAACAAGCCTGTCGGGGCGGATATTTTGTACGCGCGGCCACTGAACGGCGCGGTGGCCGCAAAGCAGATGTCCGGCATCGGCGGGTGA
- the ruvB gene encoding Holliday junction branch migration DNA helicase RuvB, giving the protein MAAPAAVPPQDIQSVAGQDESIRPRSLNDFIGQDELRANLRVYLDAARERGKALDHTLFYGNPGLGKTTLAQIMAAELNVNLICTSGPVMERSGDLAAILTNLGRHDILFVDEIHRMPIVVEEMLYPAMEDFKLDLVIGQGPAARTVKIDLDPFTLVGATTRMGLISSPLRDRFGIVARLEYYSPSDLARVVRRAADILHVSVTEDGAKEIGRRARGTPRIANRLLRRVRDFALVHGDGRVTAEQAAAALTRMDVDKYGLDQMDRKLLAVLIKHFDGGPVGVKTLAVACSEEVRTIEDIYEPYLIQCGFLKRTPRGRMATAKAYEHLNMPA; this is encoded by the coding sequence ATGGCCGCGCCCGCCGCTGTGCCGCCGCAGGATATTCAGTCCGTCGCCGGGCAGGATGAGAGCATCCGGCCGCGCAGCCTCAATGATTTTATCGGGCAGGACGAATTGCGAGCCAATCTGCGCGTGTATCTGGACGCAGCTCGGGAACGGGGCAAGGCGCTGGACCACACGCTGTTTTACGGAAATCCCGGTCTCGGCAAAACCACGCTCGCGCAGATCATGGCCGCAGAATTGAACGTCAATCTGATCTGCACTTCAGGGCCTGTGATGGAGCGCAGTGGCGATCTGGCGGCCATTCTCACCAATCTGGGCCGGCACGATATTTTGTTTGTGGATGAAATCCACCGTATGCCCATTGTTGTGGAAGAAATGCTGTACCCGGCTATGGAGGACTTCAAGCTGGATCTTGTGATAGGCCAGGGACCGGCCGCCCGCACAGTAAAAATTGATCTGGATCCCTTTACGCTGGTGGGCGCCACAACGCGTATGGGTCTTATATCCTCGCCGCTGAGAGACCGTTTCGGCATTGTGGCCCGGCTTGAGTATTACAGCCCGTCAGATTTGGCGCGTGTGGTGCGGCGCGCCGCCGACATTCTGCATGTGTCTGTCACGGAAGACGGCGCGAAAGAAATCGGCCGCCGTGCGCGCGGTACGCCGCGCATTGCAAACCGGCTGTTGCGCCGGGTGCGGGACTTCGCGCTTGTTCACGGAGACGGGCGTGTGACGGCTGAACAAGCGGCGGCGGCCCTGACGCGTATGGATGTTGATAAGTACGGCCTTGACCAGATGGACCGCAAGCTGCTTGCCGTGCTGATAAAGCATTTCGACGGCGGCCCTGTGGGCGTGAAAACGCTTGCGGTTGCCTGCTCGGAAGAGGTGCGCACCATTGAGGACATTTATGAGCCTTATCTGATCCAGTGCGGCTTTTTAAAACGCACTCCGCGCGGCCGTATGGCGACAGCCAAGGCTTATGAACATCTGAACATGCCCGCGTAG
- the rpsT gene encoding 30S ribosomal protein S20: MANHKSAIKRHKQSLERAARNRADRTRVKNAVKSVRAAIQNKNKSLAEGALSTASSVFAKAAGRGALHRRKAARKMSRLARAVNAVAV, encoded by the coding sequence GTGGCCAATCATAAATCAGCCATCAAGCGTCATAAACAGAGCCTTGAAAGGGCCGCGCGCAACCGCGCCGATCGTACTCGCGTCAAAAATGCCGTCAAGTCCGTACGCGCGGCTATTCAAAACAAAAACAAATCTCTGGCCGAAGGCGCGCTGTCCACTGCCTCTTCCGTATTCGCCAAGGCCGCCGGCAGGGGCGCGCTGCACCGCAGAAAAGCCGCACGCAAAATGTCGCGTCTGGCCAGAGCTGTCAACGCCGTCGCCGTCTAG
- the ruvA gene encoding Holliday junction branch migration protein RuvA — MIAYIEGRLVETWDQACLVVTQSGVGYEVALPSRTLAALPARGESVALYTSLAVREDALELFGFATFEERQAFEVLLTISKVGARTALAILSTFRPDDLRRLVLEEDVAALTRVSGIGKKSAQHIFLELQYKLKVDNAAGAALPTVGTREASVFRDAVAGLVNLGYAEEECVPLVKKILHEEPDMDVAGALRLALKRFGRGAS, encoded by the coding sequence ATGATTGCTTATATTGAAGGACGTCTGGTCGAGACATGGGACCAGGCCTGTCTTGTCGTAACCCAATCCGGAGTAGGCTATGAAGTGGCCCTGCCGTCACGCACGCTTGCCGCCCTGCCTGCGAGGGGAGAGTCCGTGGCGCTTTATACCAGCCTTGCCGTACGCGAGGACGCCCTGGAACTTTTCGGCTTTGCCACATTTGAAGAACGTCAGGCCTTTGAGGTTTTGCTGACGATTTCCAAGGTCGGCGCCAGAACTGCTCTGGCCATTCTTTCCACATTCCGCCCGGACGATTTGCGCAGGCTCGTTCTGGAAGAGGATGTGGCGGCTCTGACCAGAGTGTCGGGCATAGGCAAAAAGTCCGCACAACATATTTTTTTGGAACTCCAGTACAAACTCAAGGTGGACAATGCCGCGGGCGCAGCCCTGCCGACTGTGGGGACGCGTGAGGCTTCTGTTTTTCGTGACGCTGTGGCGGGGCTTGTCAATCTTGGCTACGCCGAAGAAGAGTGCGTGCCGCTTGTGAAAAAAATTCTGCATGAAGAACCTGATATGGACGTTGCCGGCGCACTCAGGCTGGCGCTTAAACGCTTCGGCAGGGGGGCGTCGTAA
- a CDS encoding DUF5334 family protein, with translation MKHLLFLTVVPGCFCLPQAAAAWDGFDAATTNLVEITPDNIPLRDDTIDVRDYDTDATETCLVESVTRNARTVEVMVRAANGVRRILVMEGR, from the coding sequence ATGAAACACCTATTGTTTTTGACGGTCGTGCCGGGCTGCTTTTGTCTGCCGCAGGCGGCCGCTGCATGGGACGGATTTGATGCTGCAACAACCAATCTTGTGGAAATAACACCTGACAACATACCCTTAAGAGACGACACGATTGATGTACGGGATTACGACACCGACGCTACGGAAACCTGTCTCGTGGAAAGCGTGACCCGCAATGCCCGCACGGTGGAAGTGATGGTGCGCGCGGCAAACGGGGTCAGGCGCATTCTGGTCATGGAAGGCCGCTAA